A genome region from Thermoleophilia bacterium includes the following:
- a CDS encoding DUF47 family protein, with amino-acid sequence MAKSRFDRIRRTFGGETTLEGAIEAMGKEREEQILERVARFADQVVVIVEKLRDVVEKFAADRYEELAQAAQELDRLESEADDSKEALLDELATGSVFPIHRADLARLVGSMDNIANLAAGAADRISMRRFSLPAQLNQQLVAMAETDLEAVRVLRDSVLAMGKDLREAIALARRVDKIESRADDIFAQMYREMFDMDTDYKTFHQLKAIIERLESIADRCCQNAELLRHMALEYLEEQ; translated from the coding sequence ATGGCAAAGTCCCGATTTGACAGGATCAGGCGTACCTTCGGGGGCGAGACAACGCTTGAGGGGGCGATAGAGGCAATGGGGAAGGAGCGCGAGGAGCAGATCCTCGAACGGGTGGCTCGGTTTGCCGATCAGGTTGTAGTGATCGTTGAGAAACTCAGGGACGTGGTCGAGAAGTTTGCAGCCGACCGGTACGAGGAACTTGCGCAAGCTGCGCAGGAGCTGGACCGCCTTGAGAGCGAGGCCGATGATAGCAAAGAGGCTCTCCTGGATGAGCTTGCTACCGGCAGCGTGTTTCCGATTCACAGGGCCGATTTGGCTCGGTTGGTGGGGTCGATGGACAACATAGCCAACTTAGCTGCCGGGGCCGCGGATCGTATCTCGATGCGGCGGTTCTCTCTGCCCGCGCAACTCAACCAGCAGCTGGTGGCTATGGCCGAAACCGATCTCGAAGCGGTGCGGGTTCTCAGAGACTCGGTCTTGGCGATGGGCAAGGACTTGCGAGAGGCGATAGCGCTTGCTCGCAGGGTGGATAAGATCGAGAGTCGGGCCGATGACATCTTTGCCCAGATGTATCGGGAGATGTTCGACATGGATACCGACTACAAGACTTTCCACCAGCTCAAAGCCATCATCGAGAGGCTGGAAAGCATCGCAGACCGTTGCTGCCAGAACGCGGAACTCCTCAGGCACATGGCGCTTGAGTACCTCGAAGAACAATAA
- a CDS encoding carbon-nitrogen hydrolase family protein has product MLRIGLAQLNSRQNKAANLEAAGKAIDRLASLGADLILLPEMFNFHGLDQANAEAAEPIPGPSTLWAAEKAREHGVFLHCGSLAELRGEKVYNTSVVYDRSGREVARYSKLHLWDARTPDGLEYRESEWFSAGEQLTVFPCEGIVAGLAICYDLRFPELFRALADMGAQLFLIPAAFTVPTGISHWEPLLRARAIENGCYVAACGQWGPYARGRQNYGHSMVVDPWGMVIAQCSEGAGVVTADIDVDYVREVRERMPVLRHRRLDLFK; this is encoded by the coding sequence GTGCTGCGGATAGGGCTGGCCCAGCTCAATTCTCGCCAAAACAAAGCGGCCAACCTTGAGGCTGCAGGCAAGGCTATTGACCGGCTGGCTTCTCTCGGCGCAGACCTCATTCTGCTGCCGGAAATGTTCAACTTCCACGGCTTGGATCAGGCTAACGCTGAGGCGGCTGAGCCTATTCCAGGGCCGAGTACCCTCTGGGCGGCCGAGAAAGCTCGCGAGCACGGAGTATTTCTGCACTGCGGAAGTCTGGCCGAACTGCGGGGAGAGAAGGTTTACAACACCAGTGTTGTGTATGATCGCTCCGGCAGAGAGGTTGCCCGCTACAGCAAGCTTCATCTTTGGGATGCGCGCACGCCTGACGGCCTAGAATACAGGGAGTCGGAGTGGTTCAGTGCCGGTGAGCAGCTCACGGTCTTCCCCTGCGAGGGAATCGTCGCCGGGCTTGCCATATGTTATGACCTGCGTTTTCCCGAGTTGTTTCGTGCTCTTGCAGACATGGGCGCCCAGCTCTTCCTGATCCCTGCCGCTTTTACTGTGCCTACGGGAATAAGTCATTGGGAACCTCTTCTGCGAGCCCGAGCCATCGAGAACGGCTGTTATGTGGCGGCATGCGGACAATGGGGACCTTATGCCCGGGGGCGCCAGAACTATGGCCACAGCATGGTGGTTGATCCGTGGGGCATGGTTATCGCTCAATGTAGCGAGGGAGCGGGCGTGGTCACCGCCGATATTGACGTGGACTACGTGCGCGAGGTCCGCGAACGGATGCCCGTTCTTAGACATAGGCGCTTGGATCTGTTCAAATGA
- a CDS encoding TetR family transcriptional regulator, producing MIMAEDIPEVLSTSAVLRLTGLTRSALYFYIRQGLLPEPQRTESGRLLFSRDQVEILKQVVELRKQGLSVAEVRLRLEGHLLKSRAGNADLAARERERLRAAIIDAATEEFMAKGYKRTHVSAIMQKVGVTPQVFYAFFPSKLQLLAECFRSFIEKGSVLIEPQMVQYQDPVERAVRRLATDRRGDELGSMLAAAVRSEGKLDPVDEGPVAEAMQSVMKRFASELAKERPPGAPETPVPDELVVYGLVGALSFQSMRVSWGGEYTFADFLRANLFIYLSVLAAIRGEIDIYARLARYEELIQQVSAKASTNSSVETPGRTRSEE from the coding sequence ATGATCATGGCCGAGGACATCCCGGAGGTTCTGTCCACGTCGGCTGTGCTGCGGCTGACCGGCTTGACCCGCAGCGCATTGTACTTTTACATCCGTCAGGGTCTGCTTCCTGAGCCGCAAAGAACGGAAAGTGGCCGGCTGCTGTTCAGCAGGGACCAGGTCGAGATCCTGAAACAAGTGGTCGAACTGCGGAAACAGGGGCTCTCTGTTGCGGAGGTTCGCCTTCGCCTAGAAGGGCATTTGCTCAAGAGTCGTGCCGGCAATGCTGACTTGGCTGCGCGGGAGCGCGAACGCTTGCGGGCTGCCATCATTGATGCTGCCACAGAAGAGTTCATGGCCAAGGGGTACAAGCGGACGCACGTTTCGGCAATCATGCAGAAAGTCGGGGTTACTCCGCAAGTTTTTTATGCGTTCTTTCCCAGCAAACTACAACTTCTTGCCGAGTGTTTTCGGTCGTTTATCGAGAAAGGTAGCGTCTTAATTGAGCCTCAGATGGTCCAGTATCAGGATCCGGTCGAGAGAGCGGTGCGGCGCCTGGCCACAGATCGCCGTGGAGACGAACTGGGCTCCATGTTGGCCGCGGCAGTGCGCTCGGAGGGAAAGCTTGACCCGGTAGATGAGGGTCCCGTTGCCGAAGCGATGCAGAGTGTCATGAAGCGTTTTGCCTCCGAGCTGGCCAAAGAGCGTCCGCCTGGAGCGCCCGAGACACCGGTTCCGGACGAACTTGTGGTGTATGGCCTAGTAGGAGCTCTCAGTTTTCAGAGCATGAGGGTTTCATGGGGCGGGGAATACACTTTTGCTGATTTTCTGCGAGCCAACTTGTTCATATATCTCAGTGTGCTTGCTGCAATACGGGGAGAAATTGACATCTACGCGCGGCTAGCTCGGTACGAGGAGCTAATTCAACAGGTGAGTGCAAAGGCTTCTACCAACTCCTCAGTTGAAACTCCTGGGCGGACACGGTCCGAGGAATAA
- a CDS encoding FAD-dependent oxidoreductase: MTTRWQDCQLIIVGGGGSGLAAAVRAREAGLEDVMVLEKTPRPGGNALLAVVMLGLEGGADESDLRASIDQAFRATMEAGRWILNHRLVRMFLEKHPEVVDWLRRMGVPFVVGGFELNAKKFTVLRMPKRFGDYRTTDPSRGPGFAGSVVVERLLEKCRKLGVNVVTNARVTKLLIGNDGEVTGVVFRHSGEEVSASGDAVVLAAGGFGANKALMAELFPNEFRNPDSINNLCVGASTGDGILMAREIGALIGDDRDAGIVGPGHHPWAYSVHEALLRPETVWVNKRGERFVDESVGFASCQALVRQPDAVMYALLDEELKDYIKKHPNDRQIAMDGLGWFATLDEDLKREAAWSRRVVCIADTWEEIASFVGSSPDALKQTIYSYNQFCEQGRDGDFLKEPRFLRPLHTPPFYAILGLRFCHGTAGGVCIDHQLRVIGKNGKVIKGLYATGDNTSGWVAEWHLPGTTLAWAFTSGYMAGENAADYILGRSERG, encoded by the coding sequence GTGACCACCCGGTGGCAAGACTGTCAACTGATCATAGTGGGGGGTGGCGGCTCAGGGCTTGCGGCAGCGGTACGTGCACGAGAGGCTGGTCTTGAAGATGTGATGGTCTTGGAGAAAACACCGCGTCCCGGAGGCAATGCTCTCTTGGCTGTGGTCATGCTTGGCCTTGAAGGGGGCGCCGATGAATCAGATCTCCGGGCCAGTATTGACCAAGCTTTCCGCGCAACGATGGAAGCGGGCCGGTGGATCCTGAATCACCGTCTGGTACGCATGTTCTTGGAGAAACACCCGGAAGTAGTGGATTGGCTACGGCGTATGGGTGTGCCTTTCGTAGTAGGCGGTTTCGAGCTAAACGCAAAGAAGTTTACGGTTCTTCGTATGCCAAAGCGCTTCGGTGATTACAGGACAACCGACCCCTCTCGGGGCCCTGGATTTGCGGGCAGCGTTGTGGTTGAGCGACTCTTGGAAAAGTGTCGCAAACTCGGGGTAAATGTCGTCACCAACGCTCGGGTCACGAAGTTACTAATTGGAAACGATGGCGAAGTAACCGGGGTAGTGTTCCGCCACTCTGGCGAGGAGGTCAGCGCCAGCGGCGACGCTGTTGTGCTGGCAGCAGGCGGTTTTGGGGCCAACAAGGCTCTCATGGCAGAGTTGTTCCCAAACGAATTCCGCAACCCAGACTCCATTAACAACCTCTGTGTCGGAGCGTCCACTGGCGACGGGATACTCATGGCTCGAGAAATTGGCGCGCTCATAGGTGATGACCGCGATGCGGGGATAGTGGGGCCCGGTCATCACCCCTGGGCGTACAGTGTGCACGAAGCTCTTCTGCGACCAGAGACGGTTTGGGTAAACAAGCGCGGAGAACGGTTCGTCGACGAGAGTGTGGGGTTCGCTTCGTGCCAAGCATTGGTTAGACAGCCAGACGCGGTAATGTACGCGCTTCTTGATGAGGAACTCAAAGACTACATCAAGAAGCACCCCAACGACAGGCAGATCGCGATGGACGGACTTGGCTGGTTCGCCACTCTCGACGAAGACCTCAAAAGGGAAGCCGCATGGAGCCGCAGGGTAGTGTGCATTGCAGATACCTGGGAGGAGATCGCCTCATTTGTCGGGAGTTCTCCTGATGCTCTTAAACAAACAATCTACAGCTACAACCAGTTCTGCGAACAAGGGCGGGATGGGGACTTCCTAAAGGAGCCCAGGTTCTTGCGTCCTCTGCACACGCCACCTTTCTACGCCATTCTAGGGCTTCGGTTTTGCCACGGGACAGCCGGAGGCGTGTGTATTGATCACCAGCTGCGAGTTATCGGAAAAAACGGCAAGGTGATCAAGGGCTTGTACGCCACGGGCGACAATACCAGCGGATGGGTTGCTGAGTGGCATCTCCCCGGTACGACGCTTGCCTGGGCCTTCACCTCAGGGTACATGGCCGGGGAAAACGCCGCTGATTACATCTTAGGTCGAAGCGAAAGGGGGTGA
- the dctP gene encoding TRAP transporter substrate-binding protein DctP: MKPRLVRFFVVFLAVFSLVTLIAAGCGEEQKPVSTTGVTSVSGPEGSTSTAPVSTEQTTSGGETYTINWVTAMQSTTPTFEWMQKWAAWMEKKSGGRLKFNFQPDETVLKAPELLDGVKNAVGDMSDIFLGLYSGRFPVTDVVYLPFLFEYPAGRALGATVTELAKKYPQIQAEFEAQGVKLLGFMPMGAGGQIHLTNKQVKTMADLKGVSLEAHGGDVLNEVLKALGATPASISPAEGYDALSKGIVGGMVGEYEFIMSSGFYELMKYSVEVGGLSFALEAVIMNLDFWNKLPADLQQLLVEEGMKAYCEVAGYIVDKNDMGFRTKLDEAEKAKGGGIYVLPAEERQQWKDIAVAKWDLWKGAAAATGAPADQILIDAQSLAKQFSYGSYATDYPEKVLAEWGM, translated from the coding sequence ATGAAACCTAGGCTGGTTCGTTTCTTTGTTGTGTTCTTGGCAGTTTTCAGCCTAGTTACTTTGATAGCGGCTGGCTGCGGTGAAGAGCAGAAACCAGTCTCTACGACAGGCGTCACCTCTGTATCGGGACCTGAAGGCTCCACTAGTACCGCGCCTGTTTCGACAGAACAGACAACATCCGGTGGCGAGACTTACACCATCAACTGGGTCACCGCAATGCAATCCACTACTCCGACCTTTGAGTGGATGCAGAAGTGGGCCGCATGGATGGAGAAGAAGAGCGGCGGCCGCCTGAAGTTTAACTTCCAGCCCGACGAGACGGTTCTCAAAGCCCCAGAGCTTTTGGACGGTGTTAAGAACGCCGTGGGGGACATGTCCGACATCTTCCTTGGGCTCTATTCGGGGCGCTTCCCCGTGACCGACGTAGTGTACCTGCCGTTCTTATTTGAGTACCCCGCAGGGCGGGCTCTGGGAGCCACAGTGACCGAGCTGGCCAAAAAATATCCGCAAATTCAAGCAGAATTTGAGGCGCAGGGGGTCAAACTTCTTGGCTTTATGCCCATGGGGGCTGGCGGCCAGATTCACCTTACTAACAAGCAAGTCAAGACTATGGCCGATCTCAAGGGTGTTTCCTTGGAAGCCCATGGAGGGGACGTCCTTAACGAAGTACTAAAGGCTCTCGGCGCCACTCCTGCATCCATCTCGCCCGCTGAGGGTTACGATGCCCTGTCCAAAGGCATCGTGGGCGGCATGGTTGGAGAGTATGAATTCATCATGAGCTCCGGTTTCTACGAGTTGATGAAGTACTCCGTCGAGGTTGGCGGGCTTAGTTTTGCGCTAGAAGCCGTCATCATGAATCTGGACTTCTGGAACAAGCTGCCGGCTGACTTGCAACAGCTGCTTGTCGAGGAAGGCATGAAAGCCTACTGTGAGGTGGCCGGCTACATTGTCGACAAGAACGACATGGGCTTCCGCACCAAACTTGACGAAGCTGAGAAAGCCAAAGGCGGGGGCATATACGTATTGCCGGCCGAAGAGCGGCAGCAGTGGAAGGACATTGCTGTCGCGAAGTGGGATCTGTGGAAAGGAGCTGCTGCCGCAACTGGAGCTCCGGCGGATCAGATCCTCATAGACGCTCAGTCCCTTGCAAAGCAGTTCTCCTATGGTTCGTACGCGACAGACTATCCAGAGAAAGTCCTTGCTGAGTGGGGGATGTAA